In Vibrio bathopelagicus, one DNA window encodes the following:
- the torT gene encoding TMAO reductase system periplasmic protein TorT — translation MLSKPFASKCLLSLLAIMALSAHASEPMNSEKLSDSKPKKEKICAIYPHLKDSYWLSVNYGMVSEAEKQQVELRVLEAGGYPNIGKQASQLVLCTQWGADAIILGTVSPDAYHDNLSDWVGNTPVFATVNELTVSKEQQKALKGTVGVDWYQMGFQVGKFLAKRHPKGSGKTPIALLLGPQSSGGTKPVALGFYDAIKASDVEIEISYWADNDKELQRNLVQQVIEQPDIQYIVGSAVAIEAAISELRAAGKTKEIGLVSSYLSHGTYRGLLRNKVLFAPTDKMVEQGRLSVKQAVSYLRAQPYEKHSAPTIEALTPATLKDQIIADSLSPSEFRPVFSVNP, via the coding sequence ATGCTATCTAAACCCTTTGCTTCTAAATGTCTTCTTTCGTTACTGGCTATCATGGCTTTGTCGGCGCATGCCAGTGAGCCAATGAACTCAGAAAAACTTTCAGACTCCAAACCTAAGAAAGAGAAAATCTGCGCCATTTACCCACACCTCAAAGACTCATATTGGCTATCGGTCAATTACGGCATGGTCTCTGAGGCGGAAAAACAACAAGTTGAATTAAGAGTATTAGAAGCAGGCGGATACCCAAACATTGGCAAACAAGCCTCTCAACTTGTACTTTGTACTCAATGGGGGGCTGACGCCATTATCTTAGGTACCGTATCCCCTGATGCTTATCACGATAATCTTTCTGATTGGGTTGGCAACACACCCGTTTTTGCCACAGTAAACGAACTCACTGTGAGTAAAGAACAACAAAAAGCTCTAAAAGGGACTGTCGGTGTTGATTGGTATCAGATGGGGTTTCAAGTGGGTAAATTTCTCGCTAAGCGACATCCAAAAGGTTCTGGTAAAACACCTATTGCCCTGCTGCTTGGCCCTCAGTCTAGCGGAGGCACAAAACCTGTCGCATTGGGCTTCTATGATGCAATCAAAGCAAGTGACGTGGAGATTGAAATCAGCTACTGGGCCGATAACGATAAAGAGCTACAAAGAAACCTTGTACAGCAAGTCATTGAGCAGCCAGATATTCAATATATTGTTGGTAGCGCAGTAGCAATCGAAGCAGCGATTAGTGAATTAAGAGCCGCAGGAAAAACCAAAGAAATCGGTTTGGTCTCGAGTTATTTGAGTCACGGAACTTATCGAGGGTTGCTACGTAACAAAGTGTTGTTTGCGCCAACAGACAAGATGGTTGAACAAGGTCGATTATCCGTTAAACAGGCCGTCAGTTATTTGCGTGCTCAGCCATACGAGAAACACAGTGCACCCACTATCGAAGCGCTGACACCTGCAACGCTCAAAGATCAAATTATCGCCGACTCATTGTCACCTTCTGAGTTTCGCCCGGTATTCAGTGTGAATCCTTAG